The Macaca nemestrina isolate mMacNem1 chromosome 8, mMacNem.hap1, whole genome shotgun sequence genome contains the following window.
CATTAAGGCCTTCAAACCAACTAATTTGTAAAGTCTCTCGTAAAAGTTCCGtgttgcaaattaaaaccacaatgaggtccagcgcagtggttcacacctgtaatcccagcacattgggaagccaagcCTGGTGGaacagttgaggtcaggagttcaagatcagcctggtcaacatggtgaaaccccatctgtactagaaacacaaaattagccaggcatggtggtacatgcctctaCTCtcagttgaggcaggaggatcccttgaaactgggaggcagaggttgtagtgagccagtattatgccactgcactccagcatgggtgacgaTAGTgaaactttgcctcaaaaaaaaaaggcatacataCTAAAAGAATGCTATTCAtccttaaaataaaagaaagaaagcatgtcATTTACAACATTAGTGAGCCTAGACGAtgttatactgagtgaaataaagaggctgggcacggtcactcatgcctctaatctcagttCCTTGGGATGCTAAgacaggtggagcacttgagctcaggagttcgacatcaacctgggcaacaatggtgaaaccccatctctagaaaaaatacaacaattagccaggtgtggtgttggaCACCTGTGGTAttagctactcaggcggctgaggtaggaggatctcttgactGCGGGAGGTGGAGGCCGTGGTGAGCCATGTTTGTGTCaaggtactccagcctgggtgacagagtgagaccctgtctggaaaaatgaatacatacataataaagtttaaaagagcaagcacagaaagacaaatgttgcatgatctcacttctacgtggaatctaaaaaaattgaactcatgcgtgtagagagcagaatggtggttacccgAGGCAGGGGCTGAGGAGGAATgggggagatgttagtcaaacaatacaaaatttcagataggaatagttctagagatctactgaACAGCATgacaactatagttaataactaagcattgtatacttgaaaattgctataAGTGTAGATTGTAAACATGTTCTcatcacaataaaatatataagtgaGGAAATGAGTATGCTAATTAGCTCGATTTtctcattccacaatgtatacatatatgaagcCATAAACATATATGATCTTTATTTTCAACTtatcataataatttaaaatttaaataaattatgaaaattaaaagaaataacgcacaacaaaaaaaaggcttttatttATGAAATCTACACAGAAGGAGTCTAggttataaaggaaaagaaaattccagcaaCAGTAAAATCAATCAGAAATGCCCTACTTCAGTGCTTTCCTCAGTTTGTGTGACAGAGTGGAAATCCAGTTCTTCACTAAGTCATTGTTCTGGAACAGGATGTGTTTGTATATAGGTGTGTGGGGGCtcacatatacaaattaaattaatggtAATGTAAGCATTCAAACTATCAGTTTACTTTAGtgaggtacacagacacacacatacacacgcacacacacacacgtataaaaTCAGCCACTCCACCAAAACTAGCCACTTAGTGTCTCATCTCTCACTGAAGATTCAAAATGGGAACATGGATTTAGAGAGGCCGTGATGATTCCTTCTCTCCTGAAGCCCAGTTGGAAGTCGCCTGACTGATTCAGACATTGTAACTGGTTGGTTGTGTGGAAGAATCCACTTTGACTCTCACCATACATACTCCTGGGAAGTCAGCTAGTGCAGCGGACAGAGCAAgggctctgtagccaggctgccTGCAACTGACTTGTAGCTAGGATACCTCAGATAAACTGCTTAAcacttgtgcttcagtttcctcatctgtaaaatggggataagaacgCTGTCTCTCTCACAACTATTATGAGGACTAActgggttaataggtgcaaagTACCAAGTACATAATAAACGAAACACCAGTGCTCCTTACAATCATGAGCATTTGGCGCAGGTGAAGACGCATGGTTTCTAGAGGTataaaattaagctttatttaCCTACCCATTGGGTTGTTCCACGGATTAATGATACAGTGTTCACGAATTCCCATTATAAGCTATTATAAGAAGGAAACAGAGTTAACATGAAtcgaatacctactatgtgcgaTTGTTTCAACGCTTGCCATGTGTTGCTTCATTCATTCCTCACCGTGACAATTATGAtcatacattaaagaaaaaacgTAGACGCACAAAGACGTCTTTTGTCGAATATGACAAAGCCAGTAAGTGGTGGAAGTTGAATTTGAAGCCAGATGTGTAATTCCAGAGCCCAAGTGCTTCACCCACCTCAGCGTGgtgcctctacagaaaaatagGTAAGCGCACATGGAGGAGCAAATGCCTTTccgttgtttttaaattcttttatttttacgtTTGAAATTCCTAGAGACATTGATTCTGTGCCAGCCCCCGGGGGTGGGGGAAAGctcgggtgggggaggggaggttccGAAAGCCCCAGAGAAGAGGAAGACGCCCAGCAGGGAAGACTGGCAGGAGGCTGGCGGGCCAGGGGGCTGGCTTTGTTCTCAGAGATCATGGAAGTCCAGGTGGGCTGAGGGAGGCTAGCGGTGGAAGAAGGACAGaggtctgggaggggcagagggatggGGCCAGGCGCGAGGGACCGCGGCAGGGACTCGggggcctgggagtgggggctCGGGGCTGGGGGAGGCGATTTGTGGAAGGATAGaggtctgggaggggcagagggatggGGACAGTCGCGAGGGGCCGCGGTAGGTACTCCGGGGGACTGGGAGTCGGGGTCAGTAAACTGAGCTTCAGGGAGGTTCGTCAACTTGCTCTGGCCCACACAGCACACCAGGGAGTCAGGATTGGGCCGGCGGTCTGCTGCACGCTGGAGGGCAGGACCTCTCTGGGGTGGCCTTTCCCTGCTCTGTGCACTCCTGCACTGTGGGCAATTTGAGGACAGGAAGTGGACGGCATCCACTTCTCTCCAAGGACATGGCCAACGTTCAACACAGGGGGCCTTCAAAAGGTTCACAGAAAATGGACGTTGTGAAAAATCTCTGCATGGATTTCAGTTGTTTTACACTAAAACAAACttatactaacttgttataaccttTCTGAACCAGATCCACtctgaggcactaagaaggatgaGACACCCACTGAAAAGGCCTCCTATCAGAGCAGCATGAATTCCGCTAAAatggcagcaaaaacaaacatcaaatttacggtgaagcttgggtggaggaatgaagaattcattgatgttttatgtAAAGCTTATAAGGAGAGTCCCCCGAAGAAATCAGCTGTTGACGAAGGTACAGCTTGTTTTAAGAAGAGATGAGAAGATGTTGAAGATGAATCCTGCAGTGGCTATGAACACCATTGTGCCCAGAtcagcttgcacctgggaggcagaggatgtagtgagccaacatcatgccactgcactcctgtccgGGCGACGGgagggaaactctgtcaaaaaaaaaaaaaaaaaaaaaaaaaaaagacatacacatccaatagaatgctatttaaaaaaaaagaagggaaacatgTCGTTTGTAACATGAATGAGCCTAGACGAtgttatactgagtgaaataaagccgaggccgggcacggtggctcatgcctctaatcccggtTCTCTGGCATGCCAAgacaggtggagcacttgagcccaggagttggcgatcaacctgggcaacatggaggaagcccatctctagaaaaaatacaacaattagccaggtgtggtgtggacGCCTGTGgtattagctactcaggaggctgaagtgggaggatctcttgaccgcgggaggtggaggccatggtgagccgtgtttgtgtcactgtactccagcctgggtgacagagtgagaccccctctgGAAAGGTGAATAAATACGTGACAAAGTTGTAaagagcaaagacagaaagacaaatgctgcatgatctcacttctacGTGGAATCTAACAAAATTGAACTCATGCTTGTAGAGAGcagaaaggtggttaccagaggcaggggCCGTGGAGGGACtcgggagatgttagtcaaacaatacaaaatttcagataggaatagttctagagatctactgaACAGCATgacaactatagttaataactaagcattgtatacttgaaaacagCTGTAAGTGTAGATTGTAAACATGTTCTcatcacaataaaatatgtatgtgaggaaatgagtatgctaattagctccattttgtcattccacaatgtatacatatatgaaacctCACGTTGAATGCCatgaacatatataatttttattttcaacttaaaattaaatttaaataaattatgaaaattaaaagaaataacacacaataaaaaaaaatattttatttttgaaatctccaaagaaggagtctatgttataaaggaaaagaaaattccagcaaCGGTAAAATCAATCAGAAATGCCCTACTTCAGTGCTTTCCTCAGTTTGTGTGACAGAGTGGAAATCCAGTTCTTCACTAAGTCATTGTTCTGGAACAGGGTGTGTTTGTATATAGGTGTGTGGGGGCtcacatatacaaattaaattaatggtACTGTAAGCATTCAAACTATCAGTTTACTTTAGtgaggtacacagacacacacatacacacacacacacgcacgcacgcacacacacacacacaaactcgtGTAAAATCAGCCACTCCACCAAAACTAGCTACTTAGTGTCGCATCTCTCATTGAAGATTCAAAATGGGAACATGGATTTAGAGAGGCGTGATGATTCCTTGTCTCCTGGAGCCCAGTTGGAAGTCGCCTGACTGATTCCGACATTGTAATTGGTTGGTTGCGTGGAAGAATCCACTTTGACTCTCACCATACATACTCCTGGGAAGTCAGGTAGTGCAGCGGACAGAGCAagggctctgcagccaggctgACTGCACCTGACTTGTAGCTAGGATACCTCGGATAAACTGCTTAAcacttgtgcttcagtttcctcatctgtaaaatggggataagaacgCTATTCCTCTCACAACTGTTAAGAGGACTAActgggttaataggtgcaaagTACCAAGTACATAATAAACGAACCACCAGTGCTCCTTACAATCATGAGCATTTGGCGCAGGTGAAGACGCATGGTTTCTTGAGGTataaaattaagctttatttaCCTACCCATTGGGTTGTTCCAAGGATTAATGATACAGTGTTCACGAATTCCCATTATAAGCTATTATAAGAAGGAAACAGAGTTAACATGAatggagtacctactatgtgcgaTTGTTTCAAGGCTTGCCATGTGTTGCTTCATTCATTCCTCACCGTGACAATTATGATTACACACTAAAGAAAAAACGTAGACGCACAAAGACGTCTTTTGTCGAATATGACAAAGCCAGTAAGTGGTGTAAGTTGAATTTGAAGCCAGATGTGTAATTCCAGAGCCCAAGTGCTTCACCCACCTCAGCGTGGTGCCTCTACAGAAAAACAGGTAAGCGCACATGGAGGAGCAAATGCCTTTccgttgtttttaaattcttttatttttacgtTTGAAATTCCTAGAGACATTGATTCTGTGCCTGCCCCTGGGGATGGGGGAAAGctcgggtgggggaggggaggttccGAAAGCCCCAGAGAAGAGGAAGACGCCCAGGAGGGAAGACTGGCAGGAGGCTGGGGGGCCAGGGGGCTGACTTTGTTCTCAGAGATCATGGAAGTCCAGGTGGGCTGAGGGAGGCTAGCGGTGGAAGAAGGACAGaggtctgggaggggcagagggatggGGCCAGGCGCGAGGGACCGCGGCAGGGACTCGggggcctgggagtgggggctCGGGGCTGGGGGAGGCGATTGGTGGAAGGATAGaggtctgggaggggcagagggatggGGACAGTCGCGAGGGGCCGCGGTAGGTACTCCGGGGGACTGGGAGTCGGGGTCGGGGTTAGTCTTGGCTTTTTGCCCTTTGGGCGGGACTTCTCCTTGATTAGATTGGCACTTCAATCCAATCACACTAAACCCAATTAATATTCCACCACACCGCAGCTTGGGAACGCCTCAGAGGGTCTGCGGATGGAATCAACTGGAACTCCTGGTTGCTACCCTTGGAGCTAGGTTGCTTTTCCTGAGTTAATTAACCGTCCCTGCCAAGCAGTCCTATCATGGCTACTGGTTCTGAGCTACATAGGAGTAAACTGAGCTTCAGGGAGGTTCGTCGACTTGCTCTGGCCCACACAGCACACCAGGGAGTCAGGATTGGGCCGGCGGTCTGCTGCACGCTGGAGGGCAGGACCTCTCTGGGGTGGCCTTTCCCTGCTCTGTGCACTCCTGCACTGTGGGCAATTTGAGGACAGGAAGTGGACGGCATCCACTTCTCTCCAAGGACATGGCCAACGTTCAACACAGGGGGTCTTCAAAAGGTTCACAGAAAATGGACGTTGTGAAAAATCTCTGCATGGATTTCAGTTGTTTTACACTAAAACAAACttatactaacttgttataaccttTCTGAACCAGATCCACtctgaggcactaagaaggatgaGACACCCACTGAAAAGGACTCCTATCAGAGCAACACGAATTCCGCTAAAATggcagcaaaaacaaaccaaatttacggtgaagcttgggtggaggaatgaagaattcattgatgttttatgtAAAGCTTATAAGGAGAGTCCTCCGAAGAAATCAGCTGTTGACGAAGGTACAGCTTGTTTTAAGAAGAGATGAGAAGATGTTGAAGATGAATCCTGCAGTGGCTATGAACACCATTGTGCCCAGAtcagcttgcacctgggaggcagaggatgtagtgagccaacatcatgccactgcactcctgtccgGGCGACGGgagggaaactctgtcaaaaaaaaaaaaaaaaaaaaaaaaaaaaaaaaaaaaaaaaagacatacacatccaatagaatgctatttaaaaaaaaagaagggaaacatgTCGTTTGTAACATGAATGAGCCTAGACGAtgttatactgagtgaaataaagccgaggccgggcacggtggctcatgcctctaatcccggtTCTCTGGCATGCCAAgacaggtggagcacttgagcccaggagttggcgatcaacctgggcaacaaggaggaagcccatctctagaaaaaatacaacaattagccaggtgtggtgtggacGCCTGTGgtattagctactcaggaggctgaagtgggaggatctcttgaccgcaggaggtggaggccatggtgagccgtgtttgtgtcactgtactccagccagggtgacagagtgagaccttgtctggaAAGATGAATAAATACGTAACAAAGTTGTAaagagcaaagacagaaagacaaatgctgcatgatctcacttctacgtggaatctaacaaaattgaactcatgcttgtagagagcagaatggtggttacccgAGGCAGGGGCCCAGGAGGGATgggggagatgttagtcaaacaATATAAAGTTTCAGATAGGAAtagttctagagatctactgaACAGCAtgataactatagttaataactaagcattgtatacttgaaaacagCTGTAAGTGTAGATTGTAAACATGTTCTCATCACAATGAAATATGTATGTGAGGAAATGAGTATGCTAATTAGCTCCATTTTGTCATTCCACAACgtatacatatatgaaacctCATGTTGAACGACAtgaacatataatttttattttcaacttaaaattaaaatttaaaatttaaataaattatgaaaattaaaagaaatatcgcacaataaaaaaaaaaaagactttatttatgGAATCTCCACAGAAGGAGTCTATGTTGTAAAGGAAAATTCCAGCAATGGTAAAATCAATCAGAAATGCCCTACTTCAGTGCTTTCCTGAATTTCTGTGACAGAGTGGAAATCCCGTTCTTCACTAAGTCATTGTTCTGGATCAGGGTGTGTTTGTATATAGGTGTGTGGGGCtcacatatacaaattaaattaatggtACTGTAAGCATTCAAACTATCAGTTTACTTCAGTTaagtgcacatacacacacacacacacacacgcacgcacacacacacacacaaacacgtgtAAAATCAGCCACTCCACCAAAACTAGCTACTTTGCGTCTCATCTCTCATTGAAGATTCAAAATGGGAACATGGATTTAGACAGGCGTGATGATTCCTTCTCTCCTGGAGCCCAGTTGGAAGTCGCCTGACTGATTCAGACATTGTAATTGGTTGGTTGTGTGGGAGAATCCACTTTGACTCTCACCATACATACTCCTGGGAAGTCAGGTAGTGCAGCGGACAGAGCAagggctctgcagccaggctgACTGCACCTGTCTTGTAGCTAGGATACCTCAGATAAACTGCTTAAcacttgtgcttcagtttcctcatctgtaaaatggggataagaacgCTATTCCTCTCACAACTGTTAAGAGGACTAActgggttaataggtgcaaagTACCAAGTACATAATAAACGAACCACCAGTGCTCCTTACAATCATGAGCATTTGGCGCAGGTGAAGACGCATGGTTTCTTGAGGTataaaattaagctttatttaCCTACCCATTGGGTTGTTCCAAGGGTTAATGATACAGTGTTCACGATTTCCCAATGTAAGCCATTTTAAGAAGGAAACATAGTTAACATGAAtcgaatacctactatgtgcgaTTGTTTCAAGGCCTGCCATGTGTTgcttcattcatgccttatcgtGACCTTATGATCACGCTTTAAAGATAAATACGTAGAAGCACAAAAACGTCCTTTGTCCAATATGACAAAGCCAGTAAGTGGTGGAAGTTGAATTTGAAGCCAGATGTGTAATTCCAGAGCCCAAGTGCTTCACCCACCTCAGCGTGgtgcctctacagaaaaatagGTAAGGGCACATGGAGGAGCAAATGCCTTTccgttgtttttaaattctttcattttttgaaattcctAGAGACATTGATTCTTTGCCAGCCCCCGGGGGTGGGGGAAAGctcgggtgggggaggggaggttccGATAGCACCAGAGGAGAGGAAGACGCCCAGCAGTTAAGACTGGCAGGAGGCTGGGGGGCCAGGGGGCTGGCTTTGTTCTCAGAGATCATGGAAGTCCAGGTGGGCTGAGGGAGGCTAGCGGTGGAAGAAGGACAGAGGTCTGGGAGGGTCAGAGGGATGGGGCCAGGCGCGAGGGACCGCGGCAGGGACTCGggggcctgggagtgggggctCGGGGCTGGGGGAGGCGATTGGTGGAAGGATAGaggtctgggaggggcagagggatggGGACAGTCGCGAGGGGCCGCGGCAGGGACTCCGGGGGACTGGAAGTCGGGGTCGGGGTTAGTCTTGGCTTTTTGCCCTCTCCTGCAAAACCGGCTGCTTCGGTTTCTGTCGCTTTGCGGCCAGGTGGACTGGGTTAGCTCTCGGGAGCGATCGCAGTTGTGGAAGAGGCCTGGGTCTGAGGACAGGCCAGGGCGGCGGGAGAGGCGGACGGGTGGCCTCGCTGGATCCCGGCGCGCTCTCGGACTTTCCACATCACCAGCTGCAGGCAGGCGTTTGCGTCCTGGCAGGAGTCGTGCCCGTCCTGGCTGTCCTGGATGATCTGTCCGAGGTAGTCGGCCGTGAGATTCCTTAGGGAGCGCTTGTAGGGGAAACCCCGGTAGTGCGGGAAGAGCACCGCCGTGTCCACCACGGTGCTGTGGATCAGCTTCAGGGCCAGCAGGTCGCTCTCCAGGCTGTGCCCGATGAGGATGGTTTGGGCGCTGAAAAAGCTCAGCAGGATGGCTTGGACTTTCGGCAACGTGATGCTGGTCTGGGCGACGTCGGCCTCGGTCACGCCGGAAAACCTGGTGTTGTAGTCCACGATCTCGTTGTCGGGCTTGACGAAGGTGTCGTACACCACCCGCATGTCGGCGTCCACCACGGTGACACGGGTCAGCTCTAGGCCGTGCGTGGTGTAGCACATCTCACAGTCCAAGGCGTAGATTCCGGGATAAGCGTCTCTGGAAAACTCTTTCTTGAAGGTCTTCACGAAGCCATCCAGGCTCTCCTTGCGGCCGTCCCGCACGTGCTGCTTTGCCACCTGGCAGCCCACGGAGCCAGGAGCGGCTGCACAGCAGGTGTACTGGGTAAGCCGGCCTCCGGCCACTTGGCTGGAGCGGACCCTCCCCCAGTGGTAGTAACACACCTGGTCGCGTACACA
Protein-coding sequences here:
- the LOC139355578 gene encoding LOW QUALITY PROTEIN: exonuclease GOR-like (The sequence of the model RefSeq protein was modified relative to this genomic sequence to represent the inferred CDS: inserted 1 base in 1 codon; deleted 2 bases in 1 codon; substituted 1 base at 1 genomic stop codon) — encoded protein: MLRATAPCWFPPGYPEAKKVAEELALEALELPLPSHQPARNFGLWVPQMYNQASALVGIQAEPQNSGPAVAPEWPKMVTEAWYFPAQRASACQPPAAPRLTERPPAVRISAPRERKRIAHFPSPCLDTGPTDAKRTLAASSHQRSDGSKVGTQPWKTHNRSGMAYRTSTTDSSKRIAHRPSLRSLKKPILLRKSGCRVPTVIRRGYLQLLTQECLQFCASEQEAKEKALNEEKVAHDRSPNKNVYLNVVLNALKRLKGLTPSSMPGLSRTALYSRLQDFLLTREQLKENGYPFPHPERPGGAVLFTAQGKGPGDSSRRVCCRCGTEYLVSPSGRCVRDQVCYYHWGRVRSSQVAGGRLTQYTCCAAAPGSVGCQVAKQHVRDGRKESLDGFVKTFKKEFSRDAYPGIYALDCEMCYTTHGLELTRVTVVDADMRVVYDTFVKPDNEIVDYNTRFSGVTEADVAQTSITLPKVQAILLSFFSAQTILIGHSLESDLLALKLIHSTVVDTAVLFPHYRGFPYKRSLRNLTADYLGQIIQDSQDGHDSCQDANACLQLVMWKVRERAGIQRGHPSASPAALACPQTQASSTTAIAPESXPSPPGRKATETEAAGCRRGQKAKTNPDXRLPVPRSPCRGPSRLSPSLCPSQTSILPPIASPSPEPPLPGPRVPAAVPRAWPHPSDPPRPLSFFHR